The Polyodon spathula isolate WHYD16114869_AA chromosome 21, ASM1765450v1, whole genome shotgun sequence genome contains the following window.
CTCCCTGGAGATCCACATGCGCACTCACAGCGGTAAGACACAGCAATAGAGGCTGCTTCTAATAGAGATTGTCTTCACCTGAATGGGACAGACTCACACAATGGTCTAGTGATGAGcatgtttttcaaatgaaaagaCCAAACTGAAATGTGTGTTGAAATATGCTTGTCCATAATCCTGGAAAGGGATGCATTGTATTGAGATGCACCAAGGGATAAATGCACAATCCTTTTACATTTCTACCTGATTAGTTTTATGTTAACTGTAATAgtgctgtatattttttacatgtgatttgtagtaacacatttaaactagttaaacttttcttttttttcctgtgcattaGCTGTAAAGGTGGCAGTTTTCAAACAACTTTGCATTGCCTCTGCCgattacaaaaatgtgtattcCCTGGTAGATGGACGTGTTTAATGCTGTATTAACACTTTAATGAATTGTTAATATATTAAGACATTTTAGCACATAGTATGTAAGTAATAACATTTCCAACTTTGCTTTGTGAATAATCATTCTTGTGTGAGGTAATAAGATTTGACAAAAGACCACAACCCAAAAATAACTGCCTTGGTTTGGTATCGTTCAGGAGAGAGGCCCTTTGTGTGTCTGATCTGCTTGTCTGCCTTTACAACGAAGGCCAATTGCGAGCGTCACCTCaaagtccacactgacacacttaACGGTAGGGAATTGCAAAAACatatctgtgtgtatgtgtgctagCTACAAAGTCTTCCTGAACTCTGCTATTCCTTGCCTAATGTAATTTGAAGTGCAGAAACAGTTGATATATTTAAGGTTAAGTTAGACATTTTCTCTACTTTTTACTTTTGCTGAATTGGCATTTCTGGTTTGTGAAGCGCCTAGGATCCTTGTGCACGAAGGACACTGTTTAaatgtgcgtgtgtgagtgtgtgtgtgtccgcaCACATTTATCTTTCCCTTTCCCCTGTACATgccattgtagaaaaaaaaaaaactgctaacaCATGCTGTTTAATGTACATTACTCTAGCTACAATACTATTCTGTTGCTATACCAtggggaaaacaaaaataaaaaaaatggtaaaatacaGTGTTGTTATGTTTTTGGTATTGTAAAATTTACAAGagatttttatgtaatttttcatatacatttaaaCCAGAACTGTGGAAGTGACAAACATTTCTTGGCAGTTCAAGCAGTGCGGCATTGCCAAGGACAACCATAATCTATCCCTATAAAAACATGAAATTCTGTGTTTTGTCTAGctggcaattttgtttttcatttttctcctTCCAAAAAGGGGCAcaataaaaagtgaaatgtcTCTTTTCTTTACAGTCTTAATCATAACACATTTCACAGATAAATCTGTTTTGTGTCTTGTTTTATTAGCATTTCATtacttcattttaatttcaatttcattGCCAATTTTGAGTACTGAAGGGCAtgcatttgtaattttaatttgatTCACACTAATATTCTATTTATAGCTGAAATTACTTATTACATATGTAAAAATACTggtttatttcagtttaaaatgtatttaaaaaaaaaaaaactaatgatctAAACATAtgtggatttcatttttttttttggaaattggGGCATAACTCTTTTAGCacaaagtaactttacagaaagataaCCCTTGGAGGCATACGTTATTCAGAGATAATATATGTGAACCATAAATTATTTTACCTACTGTGCACTAATGAGGCAGGGTAGCATCATGATGTAGGAGGTATGACTGGAAAATATTTCTTGCATGTACTGATGTAAGAATTTGCACAATTTAGTCTCTGAAGAGAGAGTTTTATTTCTATAGTAACATTTTTCCGAGTGGAGTTATATTTCCTAGATCGTGAAAGTGGATAGTTATTGTTCAAAGGCccaattttgatattttattttacatgtacagtataaatagtCACATGATTATCCAACACCAGATTTATTCTAACACATGTAGTGGCCCTTTATACAATATATTCAATGCAATTGTGTATATTCAAAATGGAATAGGTATACTTGAGTGTCCTTTTTCCAAATGAATGGCATTTCCAAAGAAATCTAAGTGATGGAGTTTTTTAGTCTCAACCTTTTTCCCCAAGGTTACCTCTATGTACTTCTAGGATTCCATGTTCCAATGCCCTCCTGTTTGTTTTCCAGGTATATGCCATGGCTGTGGATTTGTCTCGACCACCAGAGATATTCTGTACAGCCATCTTGTAACCAATCACATGTTGTGCCAACCAGGGTCAAAAAGTGAAGTATATACTCCAGGTCCAGGGCTTCCAGTCCTGCCATTAACTGCAGGTAATCACTTCTTCTCAATTGAggtttacaaaaattaaaaaaatgggtTGTGTAAAAACATACTTCACCTCAAGAGAGTCTGCCACTTCTAATATAGTTATAGTCTGAGTGTGAAATATTATACTgttgttttgttcacaaaatatatatttgcatagcGAGACATTTTGTAACATGATCCATTTCATTTGTTGCACTTTTGCCATTCTAGGTTTGAATTTGGTGGACCCTGCATCATCAGTGAAGTGCTCCCTTTGTGGATTCCTTGCAGACTCTTCTGCTAGCCTCCAGCAGCATGCACTGGCACACGCAGAAAGGAGAGCACAGGGTGACTCGAGCCGTGACCAGCTGCAGAAATCTCCCAAACCCAGTGAACACCTCGAGCAGGAGCAGGACAAAGGGACTACACCATCGGCTTTGCACTACAACTCTACCAGCCCAAAAGCTAATGGCAATAGCCCAACTCCCAGCCAATGCAATTCTCCAGAGGCTATTACAGCAGTGAGAATTAAAGAAGAGCCAAAGTCCGCTCAGAACTCGGAATCCGAAAGTGAAACTGACGACAGTATGGAGCAGAAGGGCCAAGCAAACCCTGCAAGTGATCGGTCTTCCGGGACCACCCCTCCTCGGAACCTGCATTCAGTCAAGGTGAAAACAGAACACTCCAGCCCAACCCCAGGCTCTAGTCCAGTAAATTTTGGAACAGGCTCCTTGCAGCCTGGAGGAACAGTTTTTCTGCCCCAGTACATGTTTAATCCAGAGGCCTCCGTTGTTCCCCAGGCTTCGGAAATCCTTGCCAAAATGTCAGAGATGGTGCACAGCAGATTGAAACAAGGACAAGGTGGCGTCCCACCGTTCTACGCTGGCTCCCCCATCCAGAAAGGGGCCACATGCTTTGAGTGCGAcatcaacttcaacaacattaacaaTTATTATGTGCACAAGAGGCTGTACTGCTCAGGCCGCCACCAGCAGGGCGACAACTCTGTTAATGTACTGCACGTGAAGGACAGCTCAGCTGCAACCGTGACAGCCACCACCACTCACAGCTCTCCATCAGCTGCGGGAAGCCAGATTGTCTCGGCTCCGCAAAGCGACACTGAACCTGAACAATCCACTGGCAGCAATGATGCTAAGATGATTGAGGTTAAAAGAGAGGAAGTTTGCCTGAAGGACATCTCTTCTGAGGGGGAGAGTGGGAGCAGGGTAAGTGAGGGCAGCCAGAGCCCTTGTAACTCGGTTGAAGAAGCAGAGGATGACCCTACCAAGACCTTCTGTGAGGCCTGCAACATTCGATTTAGCCGTCATGATAACTACATGGTCCACAAACGCTACTACTGTGCTTCAAGGCATGATCCACCCCACCAGAGAACAAGATCTGGCAAAGTGACATTCCTGCCACAGCCGGTGCGTACCAGAAAGCGCAGAAAGTTGTACGAAATACACATGGCCCAGAATGAAGCAGTTACCAACCAAACTGCACCTGTAAGCATCAAGCAAGAGCCCATAGCCATGGTAGGGAGACCATTAGAACCTCCTTCAGTACCCATCTCCCTTGTCTCCACAACAGGGAGCAATGCCGTCCCGTCTCCAAGCTCCAGTCCAGATGGAGAAGGTCCCATTGATCTCAGCAAGAAACCCCGTCTTCAAGACGACCAACTGGTGGCTCCATTGCTACCCCTGGCTGACTACCACAAATGCACGGCTTGTAGCATAAGCTTCAACAGCGTGGAAAACTACCTAGCTCATAAGAAGTACTACTGTCCTGCAACCCAGCTGCAGCAGAAGGCGCATGATCAGcttcagaaaatgaaaagggCTGTTTCCAGTTCACCGAAATCAAAGGTCTTGGAAAATGCAGATCTTCATGAAGAACATTTGGACCTTAaggtaataaaaacagaaaataacgcTTCAGGAGTCCTAGTTCCAACAACCGCTTGCACTAACACTACTAGTTTACCTGGTGGTTGTTCATTGAGCTCAGAAGTGAACTTGCACCAGTCTCCAAACATGAAGGCCTTACCGGTTCCTCTGAATGTTTCCCAGGTTGTTTGCCCCTATTGTCCTCTCAATGGGGCCATCAAAGGGGACTTGTTAGAGCATTTCAAAAATGTGCATGGCCTCCTTTTGACTATGCAAGCATTTGGACATGCAGCACAGAGCAACAATATGAAGGACATTTTACAGCCAAGTAGATCTCAAGCGAGCACCTGCGCCAGCCCCACCCTAAGCCCAAGGGTAACCCCCAAATCCCCTCCAAAACTGAGATCCAAGAGCACCCTGAATTGCAGAGAAGAAAACAATACAGCATCTCCTCTTTTGAATGGAAGCACAGGAGGGATAAATGTTTCACCCTTGCTTGTTTTTCCAGTCTCTCCTGCTACTCGTGTGAACATCTCCTCAGTGCCTGAAGCCCTCAGAGAGGCAGGACTCAAACCATTGACACCGTCTCTCCATGCAGACAAGCGCATCTCCTCACCCAAGGCTATTGTCCCCCCGGTGCAGAATGGCAACCATAGATACTGCCGCTTGTGCAACATCAAATTCAGCAGTCTCTCTACGTTTATAGCTCATAAAAAGTACTATTGCTCTTCGCACAGTGCAGAACACGTGAAATAAGCTCCCAATCCTTTACTACATCCACAAAAGGACTTTTGTATTAAACTGTATCGCAGACCTTACCCAAATTCACACACTTTCCTTAAAATACTTTGAAGCCCAGTCCATGCACGGAGGGCTCTGGTATGACTGGGAGACCCACAGTAAGGGTGATATGTTAGACTGTTACTTGTTTTGGGGTTGGGCTGCATTCTCTGTTTTCCCTGTTAACTTTATTGTGACTACAGTAACCTTCCAGAATTTGAGTGCAAGTTTTGGGCTTCACAAGTCTACACTAAGAGACTACATTCAAGTATAGCTTTGTGCACTGCCTTCTATGGTTTCAAACTGTCATGGAGAGTGTATTGAGTGTTGAAGTTAGGGTTTGCCAGCATTCTGTGTCCTGCATTTTCTCACCTAATGTAGCCAGGAAGGTGCTATTTTCtgttatattgattttatttgttcttttttgagGAGAGAAATAATTCTGTAAACTCTTGGAGAGATTGGTATTCATCTCAATGGCCTAATTGCTGTCAATCACTGGTAATTAAACTATGCATTCCCTCAACAGTCCTATTATCTCACAACACTGGGTTGCTGTTTACCAGCCAGTGACAAATGTTCCTAAgcagatgtgtttttattaatgctAAATTagaaaatactgtatgtgtatacataaaataaaaccaatttatttacatttttattcaaaactgtCCGTGGATACATAGACTTCCGGGCTGGTCTTAAATTCAGGTGTTCTTGCTGCccgaagaaaaagaaaactaccagcaaaattaaagaaaatgctaaatatttaatttatagaaCATGAATATAacagattgttgttgttgttgtggtggtgttttttttttttttttttttggtaaatactTACAAATTTCCTATAAACATGAACTACCTAGTAGATTTGTCAATATGATATTTTACATCATATCTTTTTAAGGCACAGGCATATGTAGAAAAAAGActttacattgatttaaaaaaaaaaaaaaaaagctggagcCATATTAAATCTATAATTTTGTGCTATCTCATGGCATCAGGGTTACATTAGTTGACGTCTGCCTGAATCCAGTTTGTTTGGAAAACTGGTGGCCAGAAAATTGAATAGTTTTGACTACTTGACTAATTCCATTTTTGAATTCCTTATAAAGGCTGCAACTAATGTCAGTATGTCTGTTCCATAAAACAGGGGAGCCATTGTGGAAACACGCAGAGTAAGGGGTAtctttaaaaacactgcatattgttgttgttttgtttctgtacacTTGTTAATTTGGCACGCTGTTAAAAACTGATTATTTTTAAGTGTTAATATAGTATAGAAAGCCTAATTTTGGTTCTGTTAAATTCTTGTGAAACAAAGAATGTTCTGATACTGATTTACAGTTCACAACTAAAATGATACTATTTAAATAAGTTCTTAGTCATTGTATAGCAAAACCCCTACTCTTGCATTTTATATCTCAGATTAAGATGGCAAGAAAATGAACATGTTTTCATTACTGATCTACTGCAAAAGACTGgaataaataaaatctgcatatattattattatttttatttattttttatttgcaaagcagCCTGTTTTGGTCTCCTGTTCtgcaaagtgcttttttatttattctagaCTGTTATTGTATAAAATAAGTAACACTTATTTTATATAGAAAGCATTTCATGTGAGCGTCACACCTGAAAAAAGGCAGTGctcagatttgttttaaattgaaaagaaatGGCTTTTCCTTCCACCTCTTGCACTGTGTTGTACCGAGCTTGCTGAATGTTGTAGCGTAGATGCTTTTTTGTAGTGTATTTATGTTCTAACACAGCACTTTTCTATGTCCAAACCTAACTGAAGGACTGGTGAATTAAGTAATGATTATTTTGTGAATAATCAAGTAAAATAAAGTGAAAGAATGAATGTTGGATTTAATTTGTACCTATACGGAAGTTCCACTACACACTTGTCCAAGCTATGCATGAAAATAAAGGGTCCAGTCGGACATTTAAAGTGCAATCTGCAATCTACTGTGTCTCTTTACTCTATTTGAGAGTTTAGCATGACTGCTGTGTTGAAAACCTCAGCGTTTCACCTGTAAAGCATTTTACAAAACCTACAGCGGTGGCCAAAAGAacacaagcgttgaattgacaaccgaactggcagaaggcacaggtgttgtccaccagatcaacagtacgaaggCCACTCTAGAAATCAGGATTTCAAGGATGctttgcagtaagaatacctctgttaagaaagagggaaaagactaaaaggctaaaatatgcacaagaacacagacattgGACTATGCAACCACTGACAAGActatgcttgtcttctttctattccttaaggatattatcttcaagtattgctcatccttgttagacagcctTTTGGGTCTtacagtcctgggtttgtcagtatatacttttttttcggcttcattcggctcctatcggtctcactcggctagtgaaaggttttctctgctttttcctgagaaaaaacgactagagacctgtgctttacatatttttgatgatgtcggactggatccgacatcggactggaaagggaaaattgttacGTCGGACCTGCATCGACATAGAACCACAAAGAgttaacctcctcatataacagtgttcagtttaacaacTACAGATTTGATCAtttagatattctatttaacaccatgtaatcaaagaaactacaaaatgatatcgcaagagtctactggaagccataatagcaatacagtatttaatgttaaatttcgaaatgtcccatttttcaatttgtcagttttttgctAAGTATATGGATAACAACAAAGCGGtatctaattcaatatgttaaagtaacattattcagcaggtttcattcgactttatgaagctaaatcagttcattctatatggtgatgctaaactttcgtccatagctgtacagtacagttataTGGTGTGaagcgagagtgtattaaatggaatgtccagacagtaatttatgtgtacagaaataaattaatttatttttattatctatacacaacaaaataattaaataacaaaagaaaacaaaatggtgtgagggaaggagtcaggggtgaaatccaaaacagaccgtgagaaccatacataaacaaaaaaaagacaaaataaatgttagtgttttttttttttaaatcccgctgcaccaaactagtctctccctccacccgttactcctcctattttacttttggaccaaccccgaacacagtagtacgttccctttagtatgtaatgtcccgcctctgtagtcaatggaacaccaatccccaactgacaagtgtcctcatccttcacttgactccagtggctggaatttacatactcgtacttccacccctcaccaaggtgctgcccctcaaaagatgacttttgccatggtcaaagatcttggtaagggaagtcccgagttggtttgatgccatctactgtcgggaggctgaatcacagaccgaaatccctttgactcatcacatatggATTAGGCTAAATGCACACATAATGGAACCTCTGTATTAAACACATTCACAAGCATATATACACGTGGCCTTACTAATGAAGGAAAATAGAATttcttgtaataaaataatactgtaaaattTTGATTATTATAGaagttattattttaatcaatttatttaaCTGGTTAGTACTGCATTGAACTTTTTATATTGCTTCAATATGAAAAGATTAGGACTGTAAAATAATGAGAAGTGGCCGTAGAGCAAAGTTTTACTGTACTGATTGGCTAGTTTTGGATgagaataaaattaatttggaccaattgtgtctttgcttataaaatacaattatacttttataaagcgcccttcacaccatggCAGTACAGTACACTCCAGCCACAGgtatccattttacttcatgtttactaTGCTGTCAGCAATGTCCCAGCAAGTCCCCTTTACATCATGCCCCGGGATGTTTGGTTTTGTTGTACTGTAAAAATCTGTTTATCGTCAATCCCAAAATTAaaa
Protein-coding sequences here:
- the LOC121296207 gene encoding zinc finger protein ZFPM1-like isoform X2 gives rise to the protein MSRRKQSKPRQIKRSIGDLEEGEDNLSDAHSLSEEGGEASDQEDSAECDGSSPASAPVTSEEPTANKSPGTHEGKEDQGPAERLKEEEEEEQKEDRNHWNGPEELELFGSDGDSTVRAKQGLLHETTWGPFRGKIQVEAPAVELAGGKPKITLVTDDRDCWITRLSLTSDGTAANVIIYNKGDELYCKTSQVIPQGESVMAVLVSGEREGSSSLKIESTYPAALHSEIQLLPQQAGMAAILATAVVNKDIFPCKDCGIWYRSTRNLQAHLMYYCASRQKQDSSPPPEKPKDSYPNERICPFPHCSKSCPSTSSLEIHMRTHSGERPFVCLICLSAFTTKANCERHLKVHTDTLNGICHGCGFVSTTRDILYSHLVTNHMLCQPGSKSEVYTPGPGLPVLPLTAGLNLVDPASSVKCSLCGFLADSSASLQQHALAHAERRAQGDSSRDQLQKSPKPSEHLEQEQDKGTTPSALHYNSTSPKANGNSPTPSQCNSPEAITAVRIKEEPKSAQNSESESETDDSMEQKGQANPASDRSSGTTPPRNLHSVKVKTEHSSPTPGSSPVNFGTGSLQPGGTVFLPQYMFNPEASVVPQASEILAKMSEMVHSRLKQGQGGVPPFYAGSPIQKGATCFECDINFNNINNYYVHKRLYCSGRHQQGDNSVNVLHVKDSSAATVTATTTHSSPSAAGSQIVSAPQSDTEPEQSTGSNDAKMIEVKREEVCLKDISSEGESGSRVSEGSQSPCNSVEEAEDDPTKTFCEACNIRFSRHDNYMVHKRYYCASRHDPPHQRTRSGKVTFLPQPVRTRKRRKLYEIHMAQNEAVTNQTAPVSIKQEPIAMVGRPLEPPSVPISLVSTTGSNAVPSPSSSPDGEGPIDLSKKPRLQDDQLVAPLLPLADYHKCTACSISFNSVENYLAHKKYYCPATQLQQKAHDQLQKMKRAVSSSPKSKVLENADLHEEHLDLKVIKTENNASGVLVPTTACTNTTSLPGGCSLSSEVNLHQSPNMKALPVPLNVSQVVCPYCPLNGAIKGDLLEHFKNVHGLLLTMQAFGHAAQSNNMKDILQPSRSQASTCASPTLSPRVTPKSPPKLRSKSTLNCREENNTASPLLNGSTGGINVSPLLVFPVSPATRVNISSVPEALREAGLKPLTPSLHADKRISSPKAIVPPVQNGNHRYCRLCNIKFSSLSTFIAHKKYYCSSHSAEHVK
- the LOC121296207 gene encoding zinc finger protein ZFPM1-like isoform X3 produces the protein MSRRKQSKPRQIKRSIGDLEEGEDNLSDAHSLSEEGGEASDQEDSAECDGSSPASAPVTSEEPTANKSPGTHEGKEDQGPAERLKEEEEEEQKEDRNHWNGPEELELFGSDGDSTVRAKQGLLHETTWGPFRGKIQVEAPAVELAGGKPKITLVTDDRDCWITRLSLTSDGTAANVIIYNKAGDELYCKTSQVIPQGESVMAVLVSGEREGSSSLKIESTYPAALHSEIQLLPQQAGMAAILATAVVNKDIFPCKDCGIWYRSTRNLQAHLMYYCASRQKQDSSPPPEKPKDSYPNERICPFPHCSKSCPSTSSLEIHMRTHSGICHGCGFVSTTRDILYSHLVTNHMLCQPGSKSEVYTPGPGLPVLPLTAGLNLVDPASSVKCSLCGFLADSSASLQQHALAHAERRAQGDSSRDQLQKSPKPSEHLEQEQDKGTTPSALHYNSTSPKANGNSPTPSQCNSPEAITAVRIKEEPKSAQNSESESETDDSMEQKGQANPASDRSSGTTPPRNLHSVKVKTEHSSPTPGSSPVNFGTGSLQPGGTVFLPQYMFNPEASVVPQASEILAKMSEMVHSRLKQGQGGVPPFYAGSPIQKGATCFECDINFNNINNYYVHKRLYCSGRHQQGDNSVNVLHVKDSSAATVTATTTHSSPSAAGSQIVSAPQSDTEPEQSTGSNDAKMIEVKREEVCLKDISSEGESGSRVSEGSQSPCNSVEEAEDDPTKTFCEACNIRFSRHDNYMVHKRYYCASRHDPPHQRTRSGKVTFLPQPVRTRKRRKLYEIHMAQNEAVTNQTAPVSIKQEPIAMVGRPLEPPSVPISLVSTTGSNAVPSPSSSPDGEGPIDLSKKPRLQDDQLVAPLLPLADYHKCTACSISFNSVENYLAHKKYYCPATQLQQKAHDQLQKMKRAVSSSPKSKVLENADLHEEHLDLKVIKTENNASGVLVPTTACTNTTSLPGGCSLSSEVNLHQSPNMKALPVPLNVSQVVCPYCPLNGAIKGDLLEHFKNVHGLLLTMQAFGHAAQSNNMKDILQPSRSQASTCASPTLSPRVTPKSPPKLRSKSTLNCREENNTASPLLNGSTGGINVSPLLVFPVSPATRVNISSVPEALREAGLKPLTPSLHADKRISSPKAIVPPVQNGNHRYCRLCNIKFSSLSTFIAHKKYYCSSHSAEHVK
- the LOC121296207 gene encoding zinc finger protein ZFPM1-like isoform X1, giving the protein MSRRKQSKPRQIKRSIGDLEEGEDNLSDAHSLSEEGGEASDQEDSAECDGSSPASAPVTSEEPTANKSPGTHEGKEDQGPAERLKEEEEEEQKEDRNHWNGPEELELFGSDGDSTVRAKQGLLHETTWGPFRGKIQVEAPAVELAGGKPKITLVTDDRDCWITRLSLTSDGTAANVIIYNKAGDELYCKTSQVIPQGESVMAVLVSGEREGSSSLKIESTYPAALHSEIQLLPQQAGMAAILATAVVNKDIFPCKDCGIWYRSTRNLQAHLMYYCASRQKQDSSPPPEKPKDSYPNERICPFPHCSKSCPSTSSLEIHMRTHSGERPFVCLICLSAFTTKANCERHLKVHTDTLNGICHGCGFVSTTRDILYSHLVTNHMLCQPGSKSEVYTPGPGLPVLPLTAGLNLVDPASSVKCSLCGFLADSSASLQQHALAHAERRAQGDSSRDQLQKSPKPSEHLEQEQDKGTTPSALHYNSTSPKANGNSPTPSQCNSPEAITAVRIKEEPKSAQNSESESETDDSMEQKGQANPASDRSSGTTPPRNLHSVKVKTEHSSPTPGSSPVNFGTGSLQPGGTVFLPQYMFNPEASVVPQASEILAKMSEMVHSRLKQGQGGVPPFYAGSPIQKGATCFECDINFNNINNYYVHKRLYCSGRHQQGDNSVNVLHVKDSSAATVTATTTHSSPSAAGSQIVSAPQSDTEPEQSTGSNDAKMIEVKREEVCLKDISSEGESGSRVSEGSQSPCNSVEEAEDDPTKTFCEACNIRFSRHDNYMVHKRYYCASRHDPPHQRTRSGKVTFLPQPVRTRKRRKLYEIHMAQNEAVTNQTAPVSIKQEPIAMVGRPLEPPSVPISLVSTTGSNAVPSPSSSPDGEGPIDLSKKPRLQDDQLVAPLLPLADYHKCTACSISFNSVENYLAHKKYYCPATQLQQKAHDQLQKMKRAVSSSPKSKVLENADLHEEHLDLKVIKTENNASGVLVPTTACTNTTSLPGGCSLSSEVNLHQSPNMKALPVPLNVSQVVCPYCPLNGAIKGDLLEHFKNVHGLLLTMQAFGHAAQSNNMKDILQPSRSQASTCASPTLSPRVTPKSPPKLRSKSTLNCREENNTASPLLNGSTGGINVSPLLVFPVSPATRVNISSVPEALREAGLKPLTPSLHADKRISSPKAIVPPVQNGNHRYCRLCNIKFSSLSTFIAHKKYYCSSHSAEHVK